Proteins from one Camelina sativa cultivar DH55 chromosome 8, Cs, whole genome shotgun sequence genomic window:
- the LOC109124415 gene encoding transcription factor-like protein DPB isoform X1 has product MTTTGSNSNHNNHHEDGSGRSNNNNNNNNPSTRSWGTAVSGQSVSTSGSMGSPSSRSEQTTTVATSASDSTFLRLNNLDIQGDDAGSQGASGGKKKKRGQRAIGPDKNGRGLRQFSMKVCEKVESKGRTTYNEVADELVAEYALPNNDGTSPDHQQYDEKNIRRRVYDALNVLMAMDIISKDKKEIQWRGLPRTSLSDIEELKSERLSLRNRIEKKIAYSPELEEQYVGLQNLIQRNEHLYSSGNAPSGGVALPFILVQTRPHATVEVEISEDMQLVHFDFNTTPFELHDDNFVLKTMKFCDQPPQQPNGHNNNQISSHNFALENSNEGPSTGSAMQLEVYQPHLQPQQHELHSQPQIIPTPESNEVASAADTAPVISTSHPGRMNSSMKPEN; this is encoded by the exons ATGACAACAACTGGGTCTAATTCTAATCACAACAACCACCATGAGGATGGTTCCGGtagaagcaacaacaacaataataacaataacCCTAGTACTAGGTCTTGGGGCACGGCGGTTTCTGGTCAATCTGTGTCTACTAGTGGCAGTATGGGCTCTCCTTCGAGCCGGAGTGAGCAGACGACCACCGTGGCTACATCTGCTAGCGACAGTACTTTTCTACGCTTGAACAATTTGGATATTCAAGGTGACGATGCTGGCTCCCAAGGAGCTTCTGG tggtaagaagaaaaagaggggACAGCGTGCGATTGGTCCAGATAAGAATGGAAGAGGGCTACGTCAATTTAGCATGAAAG TCTGTGAAAAGGTAGAAAGCAAAGGAAGGACAACTTACAATGAG GTTGCGGACGAGCTTGTTGCTGAATATGCACTCCCAAATAACGATGGAACATCCCCAGATCAC CAACAGTATGATGAGAAGAACATAAGACGAAGAGTATATGATGCTTTAAACGTCCTCATGGCTATGGATATAATATCCAAGGATAAAAAAGAGATTCAGTGGAGAGGTCTTCCTCGGACAAGCTTAAGTGACATTGAAGAATTAAAG AGCGAACGACTCTCACTTAGGAACAGGATTGAGAAGAAAATCGCATATTCCCCAGAACTGGAAGAACAA TATGTAGGCCTTCAGAACCTGATACAGAGAAATGAGCACTTGTATAGCTCAGGAAATGCTCCCAGTGGCGGTGTTGCTCTTCCTTTTATCCTTGTCCAG ACTCGTCCTCATGCAACAGTAGAAGTGGAAATATCAGAAGATATGCAGCTCGTGCATTTTGATTTCAACAC CACTCCATTCGAGCTCCATGACGACAATTTTGTCCTCAAGACTATGAAGTTTTGCGATCAACCGCCGCAACAACCAAACGGTCACAACAACAACCAGATTTCTTCTCACAATTTTGCGCTGGAAAACTCTAACGAAGGCCCTAGCACAGGTTCAGCGATGCAGCTGGAAGTCTACCAGCCTCATCTTCAACCGCAACAACATGAGCTGCATTCTCAGCCACAAATCATTCCTACGCCTGAGAGTAACGAAGTAGCTTCGGCTGCTGATACTGCTCCAGTGATATCAACGTCTCACCCAGGGAGAATGAACTCGAGCATGAAGCCGGAGAATTGA
- the LOC109124415 gene encoding transcription factor-like protein DPB isoform X2, which produces MTTTGSNSNHNNHHEDGSGRSNNNNNNNNPSTRSWGTAVSGQSVSTSGSMGSPSSRSEQTTTVATSASDSTFLRLNNLDIQGDDAGSQGASGGKKKKRGQRAIGPDKNGRGLRQFSMKVCEKVESKGRTTYNEVADELVAEYALPNNDGTSPDHYDEKNIRRRVYDALNVLMAMDIISKDKKEIQWRGLPRTSLSDIEELKSERLSLRNRIEKKIAYSPELEEQYVGLQNLIQRNEHLYSSGNAPSGGVALPFILVQTRPHATVEVEISEDMQLVHFDFNTTPFELHDDNFVLKTMKFCDQPPQQPNGHNNNQISSHNFALENSNEGPSTGSAMQLEVYQPHLQPQQHELHSQPQIIPTPESNEVASAADTAPVISTSHPGRMNSSMKPEN; this is translated from the exons ATGACAACAACTGGGTCTAATTCTAATCACAACAACCACCATGAGGATGGTTCCGGtagaagcaacaacaacaataataacaataacCCTAGTACTAGGTCTTGGGGCACGGCGGTTTCTGGTCAATCTGTGTCTACTAGTGGCAGTATGGGCTCTCCTTCGAGCCGGAGTGAGCAGACGACCACCGTGGCTACATCTGCTAGCGACAGTACTTTTCTACGCTTGAACAATTTGGATATTCAAGGTGACGATGCTGGCTCCCAAGGAGCTTCTGG tggtaagaagaaaaagaggggACAGCGTGCGATTGGTCCAGATAAGAATGGAAGAGGGCTACGTCAATTTAGCATGAAAG TCTGTGAAAAGGTAGAAAGCAAAGGAAGGACAACTTACAATGAG GTTGCGGACGAGCTTGTTGCTGAATATGCACTCCCAAATAACGATGGAACATCCCCAGATCAC TATGATGAGAAGAACATAAGACGAAGAGTATATGATGCTTTAAACGTCCTCATGGCTATGGATATAATATCCAAGGATAAAAAAGAGATTCAGTGGAGAGGTCTTCCTCGGACAAGCTTAAGTGACATTGAAGAATTAAAG AGCGAACGACTCTCACTTAGGAACAGGATTGAGAAGAAAATCGCATATTCCCCAGAACTGGAAGAACAA TATGTAGGCCTTCAGAACCTGATACAGAGAAATGAGCACTTGTATAGCTCAGGAAATGCTCCCAGTGGCGGTGTTGCTCTTCCTTTTATCCTTGTCCAG ACTCGTCCTCATGCAACAGTAGAAGTGGAAATATCAGAAGATATGCAGCTCGTGCATTTTGATTTCAACAC CACTCCATTCGAGCTCCATGACGACAATTTTGTCCTCAAGACTATGAAGTTTTGCGATCAACCGCCGCAACAACCAAACGGTCACAACAACAACCAGATTTCTTCTCACAATTTTGCGCTGGAAAACTCTAACGAAGGCCCTAGCACAGGTTCAGCGATGCAGCTGGAAGTCTACCAGCCTCATCTTCAACCGCAACAACATGAGCTGCATTCTCAGCCACAAATCATTCCTACGCCTGAGAGTAACGAAGTAGCTTCGGCTGCTGATACTGCTCCAGTGATATCAACGTCTCACCCAGGGAGAATGAACTCGAGCATGAAGCCGGAGAATTGA